In one Candidatus Stygibacter australis genomic region, the following are encoded:
- a CDS encoding choice-of-anchor J domain-containing protein has protein sequence MMKFKIILLILLGVIFSMSAHILQEGFETAYVDSLTGETIVPGGWQIIDGDGDTYNWFCYSTQNTAHNGLQSLASESWKGGIGALTPDNWVITPAITIPDSTDLYWWIATQDVLFPNENYGVYLSTTGSDLADFTALLFSETLDTLNVVWQQRAVNLQEWAGQTVYLAWRHYNCTDNYRVKIDDILVTNENVDSDESDLVVSSGIIDRIYPNPFNPETNINFYINKPGQVNLSVYNIKGQLVENLVSSNMDRGDHNIIWKANDQPSGMYLFRLKTKDGESTGKAMLLK, from the coding sequence ATGATGAAATTCAAAATTATACTACTCATACTACTGGGTGTGATATTCAGTATGTCTGCTCATATTTTGCAGGAAGGCTTTGAGACTGCTTACGTTGACAGCTTAACCGGAGAGACTATTGTTCCGGGAGGCTGGCAGATTATTGATGGAGATGGAGATACTTATAACTGGTTTTGTTATTCAACTCAGAACACCGCTCATAATGGTTTACAGTCTTTAGCTTCTGAATCATGGAAAGGAGGGATTGGGGCACTTACTCCCGATAACTGGGTGATCACTCCGGCAATCACAATACCAGACAGTACAGATTTATACTGGTGGATAGCAACTCAGGATGTTTTATTTCCTAATGAAAATTATGGTGTATATTTATCAACAACAGGAAGTGATCTGGCTGATTTTACAGCATTATTATTTAGTGAAACACTGGATACCTTGAATGTTGTCTGGCAGCAACGGGCAGTGAATCTGCAGGAATGGGCAGGACAAACGGTTTATCTCGCCTGGAGGCACTATAACTGTACTGATAATTATAGAGTTAAAATTGATGATATTCTGGTTACGAATGAGAATGTGGATAGTGATGAGAGTGATCTGGTAGTGTCCTCTGGAATTATTGACCGGATTTATCCTAATCCATTTAATCCGGAGACGAATATCAATTTTTATATTAATAAACCTGGTCAGGTGAATCTTTCGGTGTATAATATCAAGGGACAGTTAGTGGAAAACCTGGTTTCAAGTAATATGGATAGAGGAGATCATAATATCATCTGGAAAGCCAATGATCAGCCATCTGGAATGTACCTGTTCCGACTGAAAACCAAAGATGGAGAAAGCACCGGCAAAGCCATGCTACTGAAATAA
- a CDS encoding lysophospholipase, producing the protein MKNFKAEDGKTIYYQSWLPEGEPQAVVQIVHGMAEHSGSYSELANFLTENGIAVYCHDQRGHGQTAGTEEDYGYLADKNGWQLLLEDIHQFTEIIKKSHKKLLHFIYGHSMGSSLAQNYIREWGEDIDGVLLSGIPVQSMLLMKLGEMIAKYEIRKFGSRYRSKRLAALSFGSYNRKFKHPETAYDWVSRDKEKVAAYIADPWCGGTFTSGFFADMLGGMIELSKSSMMKNIPHDLSFLFMAGEQDATNSNGKSVWKIIDFYERHGFFDIEAIFYPECRHDLKLELNREMFFADILTWLQGKIADWLKQS; encoded by the coding sequence ATGAAAAATTTCAAAGCAGAAGACGGTAAGACTATTTATTATCAGTCCTGGTTACCAGAGGGAGAACCGCAGGCAGTAGTTCAGATCGTGCATGGCATGGCGGAACATTCGGGTAGTTATTCAGAACTGGCAAATTTTCTAACAGAAAATGGAATAGCAGTATATTGTCATGATCAGCGAGGTCATGGTCAAACAGCCGGCACCGAAGAAGATTATGGTTATTTAGCTGATAAAAATGGCTGGCAGTTATTACTTGAAGACATTCATCAATTTACAGAAATAATAAAAAAATCTCATAAGAAACTGCTGCATTTTATTTATGGACACAGTATGGGCTCGTCACTGGCTCAGAATTATATCCGTGAATGGGGAGAAGATATTGATGGAGTGCTCTTAAGCGGAATACCTGTGCAATCAATGCTGCTGATGAAGTTAGGTGAAATGATAGCAAAATATGAGATACGCAAATTTGGAAGCCGGTATCGCAGCAAGCGTCTGGCTGCTTTATCTTTTGGGAGTTATAATCGAAAATTCAAGCATCCGGAAACTGCTTACGATTGGGTAAGTCGAGATAAAGAAAAGGTTGCTGCTTATATCGCTGATCCCTGGTGCGGCGGTACATTTACATCAGGATTTTTTGCTGATATGCTGGGTGGGATGATAGAATTGAGTAAAAGCTCGATGATGAAGAATATTCCTCATGATCTGTCTTTTTTATTTATGGCAGGAGAGCAAGATGCAACAAACTCAAATGGCAAAAGTGTCTGGAAAATTATAGATTTCTATGAGCGACATGGTTTTTTTGATATAGAAGCGATCTTTTATCCAGAATGCCGTCATGATCTCAAACTGGAATTGAACAGAGAGATGTTCTTTGCTGATATATTGACCTGGCTGCAGGGTAAAATTGCCGATTGGCTCAAGCAATC
- a CDS encoding nucleotidyltransferase domain-containing protein: MYQKKDLEIVKDVILGEMTPYQIILFGSYATGKQDESSDLDVMILTNEEFNRKYKMDLLYRLQKKFLYLGYRIDLIIKNWQDFEKYKDYIGTINYDVGREGKVLWTKQ, from the coding sequence ATGTATCAGAAAAAGGATTTAGAGATTGTAAAAGATGTGATATTGGGTGAAATGACACCATATCAGATCATTCTGTTTGGCTCTTATGCAACCGGCAAGCAAGACGAATCCAGTGATTTAGACGTAATGATACTAACTAATGAGGAGTTTAACCGAAAATATAAAATGGATTTATTGTACCGTTTACAGAAGAAATTTCTCTATTTGGGATATCGCATAGATTTAATTATCAAGAATTGGCAGGATTTTGAGAAGTATAAGGATTATATAGGGACGATCAACTACGATGTAGGCAGAGAAGGAAAGGTGTTATGGACAAAGCAGTAG
- a CDS encoding transposase, whose amino-acid sequence MDIVIKQGEYLPHWTMDHSIYHVCFRLLDSLPQEIIRKWEFERIDIIESAKKMNRPLSVEEEDRLRFLQSKKVDKYLDAGTGACYLKIDKIAKMLASALMYYNDIRYQLYAWCIMPNHVHAIVRVFNDNLFKIIHSWKSYSASEANKILGRKGGFWHTDTYNHIIRSDKEFGFQMNYVWHNPEKAGYQNWKYRYSIVNEPL is encoded by the coding sequence ATGGATATAGTAATTAAACAAGGTGAGTATCTTCCTCATTGGACAATGGATCATTCCATTTATCATGTCTGCTTTCGTCTATTAGATTCTTTGCCTCAGGAGATTATAAGAAAGTGGGAATTTGAGAGAATAGATATCATTGAATCAGCCAAAAAAATGAATAGACCCCTTTCAGTGGAAGAAGAGGACAGACTGAGATTCTTGCAATCTAAGAAAGTTGATAAATATCTTGATGCAGGAACAGGTGCTTGTTATTTGAAAATAGATAAAATTGCCAAAATGCTGGCTTCGGCGTTGATGTATTATAATGATATAAGGTATCAATTATATGCCTGGTGCATTATGCCGAATCATGTGCATGCTATTGTCAGGGTTTTTAATGATAACTTGTTTAAGATCATCCATAGCTGGAAATCTTATTCGGCAAGTGAGGCAAATAAAATTCTGGGTCGTAAAGGCGGATTCTGGCATACTGATACCTATAATCATATTATCCGCAGCGATAAAGAGTTCGGTTTTCAAATGAATTATGTCTGGCATAATCCCGAAAAAGCTGGATATCAGAATTGGAAGTATAGATATAGTATAGTGAATGAACCGTTGTAA